A DNA window from Sporosarcina sp. ANT_H38 contains the following coding sequences:
- a CDS encoding NUDIX hydrolase has translation MGYIEDLRKVVGNQPLILTGVAVAVINEAGEFLFQKRRDGLWGVPGGFIELGESTEEAGRREVLEETGIEIGKLDLIGVFSGKQHFVKLPNGDEFYPVTIAYVSKEIKGGILKADGIETTEAKFFKVSELPEELNPLIKNLINQYSYSLS, from the coding sequence ATGGGCTATATTGAGGATTTACGAAAAGTTGTTGGAAATCAACCGTTAATTTTGACGGGTGTAGCGGTAGCTGTAATTAATGAAGCTGGTGAATTCTTGTTTCAGAAACGTAGAGATGGGCTTTGGGGAGTCCCTGGCGGATTTATAGAATTAGGGGAGTCTACTGAGGAAGCTGGAAGAAGGGAAGTATTAGAGGAGACAGGAATTGAAATTGGAAAACTTGATTTGATTGGTGTTTTTTCAGGGAAACAACACTTTGTTAAATTACCAAACGGTGACGAATTCTATCCTGTTACAATTGCCTATGTTTCAAAAGAAATTAAGGGTGGGATATTAAAAGCAGACGGTATAGAAACAACTGAAGCGAAGTTTTTTAAAGTGAGTGAATTACCAGAAGAACTTAATCCCTTAATTAAAAATCTTATTAATCAATATTCCTACTCCTTATCATAA
- a CDS encoding isochorismatase family protein, which translates to MKQALLVIDAQQELIDGNQNEKSVFNNEKLVSNINIVINKALESDSLIVFVRDKDVAEGKGKGFQIHEDIKVPTKSKVYDKKATNSFYGTPLLGFLKDNKIEHLVIMGCKTEHCIDTAVRTATVNYFDVTLVGDGHSTTDSSILSAEKIISHHNETLHGHYNVDHFSVVRTTQEDLFQPTHDNYR; encoded by the coding sequence TTGAAACAAGCATTGCTAGTCATAGATGCCCAACAAGAATTAATTGATGGTAATCAGAATGAAAAAAGTGTATTTAATAATGAAAAGTTAGTGAGTAATATCAATATAGTTATTAATAAAGCATTAGAATCGGATTCTTTAATAGTTTTTGTGAGAGATAAAGATGTCGCTGAAGGCAAAGGTAAAGGGTTTCAAATACATGAGGATATTAAAGTTCCTACTAAGTCAAAAGTATATGATAAAAAAGCAACAAATTCGTTTTATGGAACTCCATTATTGGGCTTTTTAAAGGATAACAAGATCGAACACCTTGTTATAATGGGATGTAAAACAGAACACTGTATTGACACAGCGGTTAGAACTGCAACAGTCAATTATTTTGATGTTACTTTAGTTGGAGATGGACATTCGACGACAGATTCTTCAATCTTATCTGCCGAAAAGATAATAAGTCATCACAATGAAACACTTCATGGTCATTACAATGTTGATCATTTTTCCGTTGTTCGGACTACTCAAGAAGATTTGTTTCAACCAACCCACGACAATTACCGATAA
- a CDS encoding formate/nitrite transporter family protein, translating into MKATIATLGDTAITKVNQLHTSKSRYLILTMMGGFFVGFGIILIFTIGGLLGPTGFAGTKIIMGVTFGIALSLVLMAGSDLFTSNNMIMTIGTLTKKTTWYETIQIWTFSYVGNFAGSILVAALFFYSGLASGDTADYINTAASAKMNTPFIELLMRGILCNILVCLAVWCAFKLKEETAKMIMIFWCLFAFITSGFEHSIANMTLLSLSLMVPHPDTVSLAGLAANLVPVTIGNIIGGAVFIGAAYWFANSGKNQGISSK; encoded by the coding sequence ATGAAAGCAACAATCGCTACGTTGGGTGATACAGCCATTACAAAAGTAAATCAATTACATACCAGTAAAAGTAGATACCTCATCTTGACAATGATGGGGGGATTTTTCGTTGGATTTGGAATCATTCTTATCTTTACAATTGGTGGTTTGCTTGGACCTACAGGCTTTGCAGGAACGAAAATTATTATGGGCGTTACATTTGGAATCGCATTAAGCTTGGTCTTAATGGCTGGATCCGACCTATTTACAAGTAATAACATGATCATGACCATTGGTACGTTGACTAAGAAAACGACTTGGTATGAAACCATTCAAATCTGGACATTTAGCTATGTTGGCAACTTTGCAGGCTCTATTCTCGTTGCAGCTCTTTTTTTCTATTCGGGCTTGGCATCCGGAGATACAGCGGACTATATTAATACAGCAGCAAGCGCAAAGATGAATACGCCATTTATAGAGTTGCTTATGCGTGGGATTCTGTGTAATATTCTCGTCTGCCTGGCTGTTTGGTGCGCATTTAAACTTAAAGAAGAAACCGCAAAAATGATTATGATTTTTTGGTGCTTATTCGCATTTATCACCTCGGGGTTCGAGCATAGTATTGCAAACATGACCTTGCTTTCCCTCTCGTTGATGGTCCCTCACCCCGACACTGTTTCATTGGCCGGGTTGGCGGCAAACTTAGTGCCAGTAACAATCGGCAATATCATTGGTGGAGCCGTGTTCATTGGAGCTGCATACTGGTTCGCAAATTCTGGAAAAAACCAAGGAATTTCCAGTAAGTGA
- a CDS encoding nucleoid-associated protein: MLEVTESKLAQYVVHYVSDTLVWGDEVFSQPEVMLEAAFTQLAFNKVDFEQQYDFFHETDIGLNEVYSYVNSIFDQESNFLKQSKHIATHLQSVSQHPNIKSGELFIGLFDNCLWQSEVKKVIAIVKIDEKEMFLDVQNDQNKVIVSGIDGINVKKINNMAVIVDMGPDVAPAVFMKTKKKEDVVYWQERFLKIKVADEQYHKTNLALTECKKFIIKEESFTNTKKLGLLNKTLEYFRNEEEFQVDDYIETVFEGTDPVKKDIIVNSAKPYETVISESAIFKAEKNFKRKIKLDSNIEIQVNVRDIEQIDELIEVGYDEATNRKFYKIYFQEEI, from the coding sequence ATGCTAGAAGTAACTGAAAGTAAATTAGCACAGTATGTCGTTCATTATGTAAGCGATACGCTTGTTTGGGGAGATGAGGTATTCTCTCAACCAGAGGTCATGCTTGAAGCGGCTTTTACACAATTAGCGTTTAACAAAGTTGATTTTGAGCAGCAATATGATTTTTTTCACGAAACGGATATTGGATTAAATGAAGTATATTCATATGTGAATTCAATTTTTGATCAGGAGAGCAATTTCCTTAAACAATCTAAGCATATCGCCACTCACTTACAAAGTGTATCCCAGCACCCTAATATTAAAAGCGGTGAATTGTTTATTGGATTATTCGATAATTGCTTATGGCAGTCAGAGGTAAAAAAGGTAATTGCCATTGTAAAAATTGATGAAAAAGAAATGTTTTTAGATGTACAAAACGATCAAAACAAAGTAATCGTAAGTGGCATCGACGGTATTAATGTGAAGAAAATCAATAATATGGCCGTAATCGTGGATATGGGGCCAGACGTAGCACCCGCTGTCTTTATGAAAACGAAGAAAAAAGAAGATGTTGTTTACTGGCAAGAGCGTTTTTTAAAAATTAAAGTAGCGGATGAACAGTATCATAAAACCAATTTAGCATTAACAGAATGCAAAAAATTCATTATAAAAGAAGAGAGTTTTACGAATACCAAGAAATTGGGGTTATTAAACAAAACGCTCGAGTACTTTAGAAATGAAGAAGAATTTCAAGTAGATGACTATATTGAAACCGTCTTTGAGGGAACCGATCCTGTCAAAAAAGATATAATCGTCAATTCAGCAAAACCATACGAAACGGTCATTTCCGAAAGTGCAATCTTCAAGGCAGAAAAAAATTTTAAACGAAAAATTAAACTTGATTCTAATATTGAAATTCAAGTTAACGTCCGCGATATCGAGCAAATTGATGAACTGATTGAAGTCGGCTATGATGAAGCAACCAATCGAAAGTTTTATAAAATCTATTTCCAAGAAGAAATATAA
- a CDS encoding DUF3139 domain-containing protein, which translates to MGKLHFLYATLLVILIGIVIVPIASIQVNKYIYKNRVTTYLIEEKGYKKEDFESIEGKWGFKFPAYYAIVTFKNETNVEYIYFAHDNDVFKFNYKITDEGQNAGMKRKT; encoded by the coding sequence ATGGGAAAACTACATTTTCTATACGCTACTCTTCTGGTTATTCTTATTGGAATAGTAATTGTACCGATAGCATCAATCCAAGTAAATAAATATATCTACAAAAATAGAGTAACTACTTACCTCATTGAAGAGAAAGGGTATAAAAAAGAGGATTTTGAATCTATTGAGGGGAAATGGGGATTTAAGTTTCCAGCATACTATGCAATTGTAACTTTCAAAAATGAAACAAATGTTGAGTATATCTATTTTGCCCATGACAACGATGTATTTAAATTTAATTATAAAATTACTGATGAAGGACAGAATGCAGGCATGAAAAGGAAGACTTAA
- a CDS encoding IS3 family transposase (programmed frameshift), producing the protein MSVKRRTFSTDFKKQVVALYENGKSRQDIVQEYELTASALDRWITQFRQSGSFKEKDNRPSEEQELIALRKRNKQLEMEVDIPKASSADHGTKIDVIQQNRHKYSVSAMCKVLKIARSTFYYDTEVSAQKEQEKREEERVLKEKIAEVFNKNRHVYGTRKLKIELDKETKGFTISRRRIGRLMGELGLQSKYAKPSYKPMATRPNEESVRNVLNREFEVDKEMSVLVSDLTYVKVGYRWSYVCFLIDLYNRKIVGWSVGAQKDAALVQRAFDSVKSPLGNVNLFHTDRGSEFKNVGIDELLSGYKIKRSLSHKGNPYDNAVAEATFKILKTELINGTHYQTLEQLSLELFDYVNWYNNIRSHSTLGYLSPVAYKKLALNNSV; encoded by the exons ATGTCCGTAAAAAGAAGAACGTTTTCAACAGATTTCAAAAAACAAGTGGTAGCCCTATACGAAAACGGAAAAAGCCGACAAGATATTGTCCAAGAATATGAATTAACAGCATCTGCTCTTGATAGGTGGATTACACAATTCAGGCAGTCTGGTTCTTTTAAAGAGAAAGATAATCGACCTTCAGAAGAACAAGAATTGATTGCCCTGCGTAAAAGAAATAAGCAACTAGAAATGGAAGTAGATATTC CTAAAGCAAGCAGCGCTGATCATGGGACGAAAATAGATGTGATTCAACAAAACCGCCACAAATATTCGGTATCAGCAATGTGTAAAGTCCTGAAAATAGCGCGTAGCACCTTCTATTATGACACTGAAGTATCCGCTCAAAAAGAACAAGAAAAGCGGGAAGAAGAACGCGTATTGAAAGAAAAGATCGCTGAGGTTTTCAATAAAAACCGACACGTTTATGGAACTCGGAAACTAAAGATAGAACTAGACAAAGAGACGAAAGGCTTTACAATCTCTAGACGTCGAATTGGAAGATTGATGGGCGAACTTGGCCTCCAATCAAAATACGCCAAACCTTCTTATAAACCAATGGCGACAAGACCAAATGAAGAATCTGTTAGAAACGTTCTAAATCGAGAATTTGAAGTGGACAAAGAGATGTCCGTGTTAGTAAGCGACTTAACTTACGTGAAAGTAGGATACCGATGGAGTTACGTTTGTTTCTTAATCGATTTATACAACCGTAAAATTGTCGGGTGGAGCGTCGGAGCACAAAAAGACGCAGCCCTAGTTCAGCGTGCCTTCGATTCTGTTAAATCCCCATTAGGGAATGTGAACTTATTTCATACAGACCGTGGTTCTGAATTTAAAAACGTCGGGATTGATGAATTATTAAGTGGTTACAAGATCAAAAGATCACTCAGTCATAAAGGGAATCCTTATGATAATGCGGTGGCAGAGGCAACATTTAAGATTTTAAAAACCGAATTAATCAACGGAACGCACTATCAAACCCTTGAACAGCTGTCTCTTGAACTTTTTGATTATGTCAATTGGTACAATAATATCCGTTCGCATAGTACATTAGGCTACCTAAGTCCGGTTGCTTATAAAAAATTAGCCCTTAATAATAGTGTTTGA
- a CDS encoding DinB family protein: protein MILEKNTVIRKELFKSIEGLTDEQFNKIPSNGGWSPKQIFEHLVRMETVIATNIAKELKNPDSPKSMNKPIALSTIRLVKVDAPGYTEPTEEYKSKIEMKNELYDSRIFLLDVYESSTKEELREKSFKHPIFGQVPLIQWFPFVGLHEKRHLKQLKKTIEMK, encoded by the coding sequence ATGATTTTAGAAAAAAACACAGTCATCCGAAAAGAGCTATTTAAATCAATTGAAGGATTAACAGATGAACAGTTCAATAAAATACCTTCAAATGGTGGATGGTCTCCAAAACAAATATTTGAACATCTTGTACGGATGGAGACAGTGATTGCGACAAATATAGCCAAAGAGCTAAAAAATCCTGATAGCCCGAAATCTATGAATAAACCAATTGCACTTTCGACGATTCGCTTAGTAAAAGTGGATGCCCCAGGGTATACTGAACCTACTGAAGAGTACAAATCAAAAATAGAGATGAAAAACGAACTGTATGATTCGCGCATCTTCTTATTAGATGTGTATGAATCAAGCACAAAAGAAGAACTTAGAGAAAAATCATTCAAACATCCGATTTTTGGGCAAGTTCCTTTGATTCAATGGTTTCCATTTGTCGGATTGCATGAAAAACGTCACTTGAAACAATTGAAGAAAACAATTGAAATGAAGTGA